One stretch of Tenacibaculum sp. MAR_2010_89 DNA includes these proteins:
- a CDS encoding VOC family protein: MKVTLISIPVRDQEKALNFYTEILGFIKKKDLPLGGGNRWLTLVSAEWQDGPEILLEPAPNHFKPSKVFQDALMDAGYPYTQFDVKNVDAEYDRLTKLNVEFSMKPTKMETVKVAIFNDTCGNNIQLVEKL, translated from the coding sequence ATGAAAGTAACATTAATTAGCATACCAGTTAGAGATCAAGAAAAAGCTTTAAATTTTTACACAGAAATATTAGGCTTTATAAAAAAGAAAGATCTTCCTTTAGGAGGTGGAAATAGGTGGCTAACTTTAGTTTCAGCAGAATGGCAAGATGGTCCAGAGATATTATTAGAACCAGCTCCTAATCATTTTAAACCCTCAAAGGTTTTTCAAGATGCTTTAATGGATGCTGGATACCCATATACTCAATTTGATGTTAAAAATGTTGATGCTGAGTATGACCGATTAACAAAACTTAATGTAGAGTTTAGTATGAAACCAACTAAAATGGAAACTGTAAAGGTTGCTATTTTTAATGATACTTGCGGAAATAATATACAATTAGTTGAAAAACTCTAA
- a CDS encoding MFS transporter, with product MKQSKLILPIIVISQFCCTSLWFAGNAVMNDLIISFNLNNSALGHLTSAVQFGFIFGTLIFAVLTIADRFSPSKVFLTCALLGSIFNFGVIWNGNSLISILSLRFITGFFLAGIYPVGMKIAADYYENKLDKSLGFLVGALVVGTAFPHLAKEMTEGFEWKYVLILTSVFALLGGLLMVTLVPNGPFRKPITQLDFSAFFSVFRNHKFRSAAFGYFGHMWELYAFWAFVPIILKTYNVKHLETEFNIPLLSFLIIAIGGLACVLSGYLSQVFGTKRIAFIALLLSCTCCLISPIMFNTESESVFIGFLFFWGFFVIADSPLFSTLIAKNTSAEIKGTALTIVNCIGFSITIISIQLLNILYTKINPLYIYTTLAIGPIIGLIVLKEKTAPIRAIFMQKLKYKHSNEQ from the coding sequence GTGAAACAATCAAAATTAATACTTCCAATAATCGTAATCTCTCAGTTCTGTTGCACATCTCTATGGTTTGCAGGAAATGCCGTAATGAACGATCTTATCATAAGTTTTAACCTTAACAACAGCGCTCTTGGACATTTAACATCAGCTGTACAATTCGGTTTTATTTTTGGAACGCTAATCTTTGCTGTTTTAACTATTGCTGATCGTTTTTCGCCATCAAAAGTCTTTTTAACCTGTGCGCTTCTTGGTTCAATATTCAATTTTGGAGTTATTTGGAATGGAAATAGTTTAATAAGTATACTTTCTCTTCGTTTTATAACTGGTTTTTTTCTAGCTGGCATCTATCCAGTAGGAATGAAAATAGCTGCAGATTATTATGAAAATAAATTAGATAAATCACTTGGTTTCTTAGTTGGTGCTTTAGTTGTTGGCACAGCATTTCCACACTTAGCTAAAGAAATGACAGAAGGATTTGAATGGAAATATGTACTTATATTAACTTCAGTATTTGCCCTATTAGGTGGTTTGTTAATGGTTACGTTAGTTCCAAATGGTCCATTCCGAAAACCTATAACCCAATTAGATTTTTCAGCTTTTTTTAGTGTATTTAGAAATCATAAATTTCGTTCTGCTGCCTTTGGTTATTTTGGACACATGTGGGAATTATATGCCTTTTGGGCATTTGTACCAATTATTCTAAAAACTTACAATGTTAAACATCTAGAAACAGAATTTAATATTCCCTTATTATCATTCTTAATAATTGCTATAGGAGGATTAGCTTGCGTATTAAGTGGGTACCTTTCTCAAGTATTTGGAACTAAACGAATAGCTTTCATTGCTCTTTTATTGTCTTGTACTTGCTGCCTTATTTCACCTATAATGTTCAATACTGAATCAGAAAGTGTTTTTATTGGTTTTCTTTTTTTCTGGGGATTTTTTGTTATTGCTGATTCTCCTCTTTTTTCTACATTAATTGCAAAAAATACATCTGCAGAGATAAAAGGAACTGCACTTACCATTGTAAATTGTATTGGTTTTTCAATAACAATAATTAGTATCCAACTTCTGAATATTTTGTATACTAAAATAAATCCTTTATATATTTATACAACTTTAGCAATAGGCCCTATAATAGGTTTAATAGTATTAAAAGAAAAAACAGCACCTATTAGAGCCATTTTTATGCAAAAACTTAAATATAAACATTCAAATGAACAATAG
- a CDS encoding DUF1963 domain-containing protein codes for MSFWKKIFSGKIDKPTTESHFDKYRKELNELNLESFSDLENLVKPLIRQTTKLEIQPASRPPENSQLESHFGGNPYFEKGEEWPKGKNGKHLEFIFQVFNTPGLELPKSIELVQFFYDWEEFPWETNDNGWLVKTYKQVEKGKTEFIAKPVEKSKFCKIEFKQTKTLPDWEGVDLFGNNASKLSCVLNEDEPWDSYDQIVTKLIEEQDYQSQLGGYPKWGQGESTPKDNEGNPMRLLFQIDSEDNAGLMWGDVGLIYVFYDEKSGRIEFTLQCH; via the coding sequence ATGAGCTTTTGGAAAAAAATATTTAGTGGTAAAATTGACAAACCTACAACTGAATCGCATTTTGATAAATATCGAAAAGAACTAAATGAATTGAATTTAGAATCCTTTTCAGATTTAGAAAATTTGGTTAAACCATTAATAAGACAAACAACCAAACTCGAAATTCAACCTGCCTCAAGACCACCAGAAAATTCTCAATTAGAATCTCACTTTGGAGGGAATCCTTATTTTGAAAAAGGCGAAGAATGGCCTAAAGGTAAAAACGGAAAACATTTGGAGTTCATTTTTCAAGTTTTCAATACACCTGGACTGGAGTTGCCTAAAAGCATAGAACTAGTTCAATTTTTCTACGACTGGGAAGAGTTTCCATGGGAGACTAACGATAATGGTTGGTTAGTAAAAACCTATAAACAAGTTGAGAAAGGAAAAACTGAATTTATTGCTAAACCAGTAGAAAAATCAAAATTTTGCAAAATAGAATTTAAACAGACTAAAACATTACCGGACTGGGAAGGAGTTGATTTGTTTGGAAATAATGCGTCCAAATTATCGTGTGTTTTAAACGAAGATGAACCTTGGGATAGTTATGACCAAATCGTGACCAAATTAATAGAAGAGCAGGATTATCAAAGTCAATTAGGAGGTTATCCAAAATGGGGTCAAGGAGAATCAACACCGAAAGACAATGAAGGAAACCCAATGAGACTTTTATTTCAAATTGACTCAGAAGACAATGCAGGACTTATGTGGGGAGATGTCGGTTTGATTTATGTGTTTTATGATGAAAAATCAGGGAGAATTGAATTCACTTTGCAATGTCACTAA
- a CDS encoding tyrosine-type recombinase/integrase produces the protein MKKTPDYPISITIKRVLHKKQDVLVIVFPYSDLIISKLKKLNGYYWSKTLHSWLCSFSEKKLAEIQHALKHEASFVLDTSLSINPTIKPKKEKRNISYENKILIRQFVQYLKGKRYSESTIKTYFTFVADFINYIEPKPIKKLINRDVELFIENIFVPLNYSISSQRQFVSAIKLFVIFYPSCKIDNLKLQRPSKSKILPSILSQEEIITLLQVTKNLKHRAVLALIYSAGLRISELISLELKDIHINRCQLFIKNGKGRKDRYVVLAKSFLPLLENYIKTYTPERYFVEGLPNKQYSTSSIRKFLHRSTKLANIKRVITPHTLRHSYATHLLENGIGLRYIQELLGHSKPETTMIYTHVAKKDLLDIKSPLDTILLSLANRDKKEEKFLLSGKIIE, from the coding sequence ATGAAAAAAACACCTGATTACCCTATTTCTATTACCATAAAAAGAGTTTTACATAAAAAACAAGATGTTTTAGTTATTGTATTTCCTTATTCAGATTTAATCATTTCAAAATTAAAAAAGCTTAATGGTTACTACTGGAGTAAAACTCTTCATTCCTGGCTCTGTTCTTTTTCAGAAAAGAAACTAGCTGAAATTCAACATGCTTTAAAACATGAAGCTTCTTTTGTTTTGGACACATCATTATCCATTAATCCGACCATTAAACCTAAAAAGGAAAAAAGAAATATTTCTTATGAAAACAAAATACTTATTAGGCAATTTGTTCAATATTTAAAGGGTAAACGATATAGTGAAAGTACAATAAAAACATATTTCACTTTCGTTGCAGATTTTATTAATTACATAGAACCAAAACCTATAAAAAAACTTATAAATAGAGATGTTGAACTATTTATTGAAAATATTTTTGTTCCCTTAAATTACAGTATTAGCTCTCAAAGGCAATTTGTAAGTGCTATAAAATTATTTGTTATTTTTTATCCCTCATGTAAAATTGATAATTTAAAACTACAACGTCCCAGTAAAAGTAAAATTTTACCTTCTATTTTATCTCAAGAAGAAATAATCACCTTATTACAGGTTACCAAAAACCTAAAGCATAGAGCCGTTTTAGCATTAATTTATTCTGCTGGTTTAAGGATAAGTGAATTAATTTCTTTAGAATTAAAAGATATTCATATTAATAGATGTCAATTATTTATTAAAAATGGAAAAGGAAGAAAAGATAGATATGTAGTTTTAGCAAAAAGTTTTTTACCTCTATTAGAAAACTATATAAAAACTTATACTCCTGAAAGGTATTTTGTAGAAGGCTTACCTAACAAACAATATTCAACAAGTAGCATTCGTAAGTTTTTACATCGTTCAACTAAACTAGCGAATATAAAACGTGTAATTACACCTCATACACTAAGACATAGTTATGCTACACATCTACTTGAAAATGGAATAGGTTTACGCTATATACAAGAATTACTAGGGCATTCAAAACCAGAAACGACTATGATATACACGCATGTGGCTAAAAAAGATTTATTAGACATAAAAAGTCCTTTAGATACAATTTTATTATCTTTAGCAAATAGGGATAAAAAGGAAGAAAAGTTCCTTTTATCCGGAAAAATAATCGAATAA
- a CDS encoding IS3 family transposase, producing MKAKEKAKGFASLKTITHCFGHKRDAYYKYKSRADKRLKIEQQIINIVKKRRKSLPREGVRKLVKSLNVDFNKANIKVGRDTLFNVLRKHQMLTLRRRTSARTTNSYHRFYKYNNIIKGLEVTRNNQVWVSDITYIRTVKGFCYLALITDMHSRKIVGYDLSDSLELKGCVRALNKAIYQAKDIKQLIHHSDRGIQYCSNLYTQILKRKKIEISMTQENHCYENAMAERVNGILKDEFYLDQTFDNVSHAKRAAKNAINLYNEIRLHLSLDYKTPNMVYKLSA from the coding sequence ATTAAAGCTAAAGAAAAAGCTAAGGGATTTGCTTCTTTAAAGACTATAACCCATTGTTTTGGACATAAACGTGACGCGTATTATAAATACAAATCTAGAGCTGATAAACGTTTAAAAATAGAACAACAGATTATTAACATCGTTAAAAAAAGACGCAAATCCCTTCCTAGAGAAGGTGTAAGAAAACTTGTGAAATCGTTAAATGTAGATTTTAATAAAGCTAATATTAAAGTTGGTAGAGATACTTTATTTAATGTGCTTAGAAAACATCAAATGTTAACCCTTAGAAGGAGAACAAGTGCTAGAACCACAAACTCTTATCATCGTTTTTATAAATATAACAACATCATAAAAGGCCTGGAAGTTACTAGAAATAACCAAGTTTGGGTATCTGATATCACATACATTAGAACCGTAAAAGGGTTTTGCTATTTGGCTTTAATAACTGATATGCATTCTAGAAAAATAGTAGGTTACGACCTAAGTGATAGTTTAGAATTAAAAGGATGTGTAAGAGCTCTTAATAAGGCTATTTATCAAGCTAAAGACATTAAACAACTCATTCATCACTCGGATAGAGGAATACAGTATTGTAGTAATCTGTACACACAAATACTTAAAAGAAAAAAGATAGAGATTAGTATGACCCAAGAAAATCATTGTTACGAAAACGCAATGGCAGAGCGCGTAAATGGAATTTTAAAAGATGAATTTTATCTCGACCAAACCTTTGATAACGTGAGTCACGCAAAGAGAGCGGCAAAAAATGCAATTAATTTATACAACGAAATAAGATTACACTTATCTTTAGACTATAAAACACCTAATATGGTATATAAATTATCAGCTTAA
- a CDS encoding T9SS type A sorting domain-containing protein — MKKKLLFITLLTSSIFYSQTQIGKDINGEAAKDEFGMSVSLSSDGNIIAIGGPNNNTNGTNSGHVRIYRNNKGIWEQIGSDIDGETSFESFGKSVSLSSNGNTIAIGIPYKDTNGDNSGHARVYQNKNGVWTQIGQGFNGVEAGDLLGTSISLSSDGNIVAIGAPNNDTNGTNSGLVRVYQNKNGVWVQIGTDIHGIKSGDEFGVNLNLSSNGNILAIANNNRDNTNSSNVRIFQNNNNTWTQIGSDINTELAGNFTNSRKSLSSLSLSENGNIIAIGSIHHNSGFTHLDYVSIYQNNSGIWEQIGTDIKGEAESDQFGRSVSLSSDGNIIAIGGPMNTSSKTLIHSGHARIYKNINNVWTQTGIDINGRVTNNLLGTSVSLSSDGSVLAIGGPDNNGYDNHLGHVRVFNLSGVLSTNEIIESTTKLYPNPVTNKLTIELKEKLQLKKVTVYNSIGKLILTTTNQIIDVNNLSKGIYFISIVTNKGKTNTKIIIN, encoded by the coding sequence ATGAAGAAAAAGTTACTTTTTATCACATTATTAACATCAAGTATATTCTATTCTCAAACTCAAATAGGTAAAGATATTAATGGTGAAGCTGCAAAAGATGAATTTGGAATGAGTGTAAGTTTATCATCTGATGGAAACATCATTGCTATTGGAGGTCCTAATAATAACACAAATGGTACTAATTCAGGTCATGTTCGTATATATAGGAACAATAAAGGAATTTGGGAACAAATAGGATCTGATATTGATGGAGAAACATCATTTGAAAGCTTTGGTAAAAGTGTAAGCTTATCATCTAATGGAAATACTATTGCTATTGGAATTCCTTATAAGGATACAAATGGAGATAATTCTGGTCATGCTCGCGTTTATCAAAATAAAAATGGTGTTTGGACTCAAATAGGTCAAGGCTTTAATGGAGTTGAAGCTGGAGATCTCTTAGGAACAAGCATTAGTTTATCTTCTGATGGAAACATAGTTGCTATTGGAGCTCCAAATAATGATACAAATGGCACTAATTCTGGTCTAGTTCGTGTTTATCAAAATAAAAATGGTGTTTGGGTTCAAATAGGTACTGATATCCATGGAATCAAATCAGGAGATGAGTTTGGGGTAAATTTAAATTTATCTTCTAATGGAAATATTCTAGCTATTGCTAATAACAATAGGGATAATACCAATTCAAGTAATGTTCGTATTTTTCAAAATAACAATAATACTTGGACTCAAATAGGTTCTGATATTAACACAGAGTTAGCAGGAAACTTTACAAATTCTCGCAAAAGCTTGTCTTCTTTAAGTTTGTCGGAAAATGGAAATATTATAGCAATTGGAAGTATTCATCATAACTCAGGTTTTACTCACTTAGATTATGTATCCATATACCAAAATAATAGTGGTATTTGGGAACAAATAGGTACTGATATTAAAGGTGAAGCTGAAAGTGATCAATTCGGAAGAAGCGTAAGTTTATCTTCTGACGGAAATATTATAGCCATTGGAGGTCCTATGAATACCTCTTCAAAAACTTTAATTCATTCAGGGCATGCACGTATTTATAAAAACATAAATAATGTATGGACCCAAACGGGTATTGACATTAATGGAAGAGTAACAAATAACTTATTAGGAACTAGTGTTAGTTTATCATCTGATGGAAGTGTGTTAGCCATAGGAGGCCCTGATAATAATGGTTATGATAATCATTTAGGACATGTACGTGTTTTTAATTTATCTGGAGTTTTATCTACAAATGAAATTATTGAATCAACTACAAAACTATATCCTAATCCAGTAACTAATAAGCTTACTATAGAGTTAAAAGAAAAACTACAATTAAAAAAAGTTACTGTTTATAATAGTATAGGAAAATTAATTTTAACAACAACTAATCAAATTATTGATGTAAATAATTTATCCAAAGGGATCTACTTTATTAGTATTGTAACTAACAAAGGAAAAACTAATACTAAAATTATTATTAATTAA
- a CDS encoding cation transporter, whose amino-acid sequence MIKTIFKITKMDCPSEENLIRMKMDEFSSITHLDFNIANRKLTVFHFDQLIQIEKAIVELNLGGKKISSEKTDQINFEENKNQKKTLWSVLIINFSFFIIEITSGLISKSMGLIADSLDMLADSLVYGISLFAVGGTLIRKKKIAKIAGYFQITLAIIGFIEVLRRFFENEKLPSFSIMIFISILALIANGICLYILQKSKSKEEAHMKASMIFTSNDIIINLGVIFAGILVHLFSSNKPDLIIGTIVFVLVIQGAFRILKLSK is encoded by the coding sequence ATGATTAAAACAATATTTAAAATTACTAAAATGGATTGTCCATCAGAAGAAAATTTAATTCGGATGAAAATGGATGAATTTTCAAGTATAACTCATTTAGATTTTAATATTGCTAATAGAAAATTGACTGTTTTTCATTTTGATCAATTAATTCAAATAGAAAAAGCTATTGTTGAATTAAATCTTGGTGGAAAAAAAATTTCGTCAGAAAAAACAGATCAAATAAATTTTGAGGAAAATAAAAATCAGAAAAAAACACTTTGGTCAGTACTTATAATAAATTTCTCTTTTTTTATTATTGAAATAACTTCTGGACTTATTTCAAAATCAATGGGACTTATTGCTGATAGTTTAGATATGCTTGCAGATAGTTTAGTATATGGAATTAGTTTATTTGCTGTAGGCGGAACACTAATAAGAAAAAAGAAGATTGCTAAAATTGCAGGCTATTTTCAAATAACTCTTGCAATTATTGGTTTCATAGAAGTGCTAAGGCGTTTCTTTGAAAATGAAAAACTTCCTTCATTTTCAATAATGATTTTTATATCTATATTAGCTCTTATTGCTAACGGTATTTGTCTTTATATTTTACAAAAATCAAAAAGTAAAGAAGAAGCACATATGAAAGCAAGTATGATTTTTACTTCAAATGATATAATCATTAATTTAGGGGTAATATTTGCCGGTATTTTAGTACACCTGTTTAGTTCTAATAAACCTGACTTAATTATAGGTACTATAGTTTTCGTTTTAGTTATTCAAGGTGCTTTTAGAATATTAAAACTAAGTAAATAA
- a CDS encoding IS110 family transposase yields MYKDIKYFGIDISKSVFDVTDSDGNYWQFKNSFSGFNKFVKLLTVTSHCVMEATGYYHYKLAYYLVEKGIKVSVENPLSVKRFIQMKLSKIKTDKSDSKLICEYGKQVDLKLWCGQSKEQQECLQITRLLSVYTKQSTMLKNKIHGEEVLGIPSNSVLRSIVRSLKHLKKEIKVLEEKLLILLKKEHQDLLTRLETIPGIGKKTAIMLVVLTDGFERFASGSELCSYSGLTPIIRQSGSSVKGRARISKIGNVKLRNLLFMCSFNACKYNKSCRELYQRIVAKGKSKKLALIAVCNKLLKQAFAIAKSGLIYDETYRSTLIKN; encoded by the coding sequence ATGTATAAAGATATTAAATATTTTGGAATAGATATAAGTAAATCAGTTTTTGATGTTACGGATTCAGATGGTAATTATTGGCAGTTTAAAAATAGTTTTTCAGGGTTTAACAAGTTTGTTAAATTGTTAACTGTTACGAGTCATTGTGTGATGGAAGCAACAGGGTATTACCATTATAAGTTAGCCTATTATTTAGTAGAAAAAGGAATAAAAGTATCTGTAGAAAACCCACTATCGGTAAAACGTTTTATTCAAATGAAACTCTCAAAAATAAAAACAGATAAGAGTGATTCAAAATTAATCTGTGAGTACGGGAAACAGGTAGACTTAAAGTTATGGTGTGGACAATCAAAAGAACAACAAGAATGTCTTCAAATAACAAGATTGCTTAGTGTTTATACAAAACAGAGCACTATGCTAAAAAACAAAATACATGGGGAAGAAGTTTTAGGTATTCCAAGCAATTCAGTTTTACGTTCTATAGTACGCAGTTTAAAACACCTTAAAAAAGAGATAAAAGTTTTAGAAGAGAAATTGTTAATACTACTAAAAAAGGAACATCAAGATCTATTAACCCGTTTGGAAACGATTCCAGGAATAGGGAAGAAAACAGCTATAATGTTAGTCGTTTTGACAGATGGATTTGAACGTTTTGCCAGTGGTAGTGAATTATGTTCTTATTCAGGCTTAACTCCAATAATTCGACAAAGTGGAAGTAGTGTAAAAGGACGAGCAAGAATTAGTAAAATAGGAAATGTAAAACTTCGAAATCTATTATTCATGTGTAGTTTTAATGCTTGTAAATATAATAAGAGTTGCAGAGAGCTTTATCAACGAATAGTAGCCAAAGGAAAGAGTAAGAAACTTGCCTTAATAGCCGTTTGTAATAAGCTATTAAAACAAGCATTTGCAATTGCAAAATCAGGATTAATATATGATGAAACTTATAGAAGTACTTTGATAAAAAATTAA
- a CDS encoding coiled-coil domain-containing protein 30: MKTIKIAVIAMIGMSLGISAQHNYDNQNIIYSKENKVGIGVKSPYSSLDVRGNISATGSEKNNDSYVSQLNFINYYTTTSPMASIGVKTRKSVVAAFDYTNIVFETSNGFNTLSEKMRIADNGNVGIGTSNPRQKLELYNSNAFNNNMEFQSQDHLLLSSSYKNNDEFFGGITWESGGRRRASIVATREHSDADHVGMAFFTKGTDGPGAFFESMRISYIGNIGIGTTSPKERLDVNGSIIIKDGHNLSWGNKYGTGIPTIAANTTSGLHFYPNGSTLGATMRIFKDGKTRFTNNMAVLGKIESKEIKVTNTPTADFVFEEDYDLPTLKSIEKHIKEKKHLPEIASAKEMEKNGVNIGDFQIQLLQKIEELTLYTIEQEKRLNSIESKNEKLEKENETLKLLAERLTKIEEQLKKKN, encoded by the coding sequence ATGAAAACAATTAAAATTGCTGTCATTGCTATGATAGGGATGAGTTTAGGGATAAGTGCTCAGCATAATTATGACAACCAAAATATAATTTATTCAAAAGAGAATAAAGTAGGTATAGGGGTTAAAAGCCCTTATAGTTCTTTAGATGTTCGAGGAAATATTTCCGCTACTGGTTCTGAAAAAAATAATGATAGTTATGTAAGTCAGCTTAATTTTATAAATTACTATACTACAACTTCACCAATGGCATCTATTGGCGTTAAAACAAGAAAATCAGTAGTTGCGGCATTTGATTATACCAATATTGTATTTGAAACCTCTAACGGGTTTAATACTTTATCTGAAAAGATGCGAATAGCTGATAATGGAAATGTAGGTATAGGAACAAGTAATCCAAGACAAAAGTTAGAACTCTACAATTCAAACGCTTTTAATAATAATATGGAATTTCAATCACAAGACCATCTATTATTAAGTTCATCTTATAAAAATAATGATGAGTTTTTTGGAGGTATAACATGGGAGTCTGGAGGTAGAAGAAGAGCGTCAATTGTTGCAACAAGGGAACATAGCGATGCTGATCACGTAGGCATGGCATTTTTCACAAAAGGAACAGATGGTCCTGGTGCGTTTTTTGAAAGTATGAGAATCTCATATATTGGTAATATTGGAATTGGAACAACAAGCCCTAAAGAAAGATTAGACGTAAATGGAAGCATAATCATAAAAGATGGTCATAATCTATCTTGGGGAAATAAGTATGGCACAGGTATTCCAACCATAGCAGCTAATACAACTTCAGGACTTCACTTTTATCCGAATGGGAGTACCTTGGGTGCAACTATGAGAATTTTTAAAGATGGTAAAACAAGATTTACGAATAACATGGCTGTTTTGGGTAAAATCGAATCCAAAGAAATAAAAGTTACTAATACCCCGACTGCTGATTTCGTTTTTGAAGAAGATTATGATTTACCAACCTTGAAATCAATTGAGAAACATATTAAAGAAAAAAAACATTTACCTGAAATTGCCTCAGCTAAAGAAATGGAGAAAAATGGAGTTAATATTGGAGATTTTCAAATTCAGTTACTTCAAAAAATTGAGGAATTAACTTTGTATACAATTGAGCAAGAGAAAAGATTGAATAGTATTGAGTCAAAAAACGAAAAACTTGAAAAAGAAAATGAAACTTTAAAATTATTGGCGGAAAGATTGACAAAAATTGAAGAACAACTAAAAAAGAAAAACTAG
- a CDS encoding transposase, translating to MYKNDKVIRRYSEPFKLKILAELTIGKHTKSELCKLYSIAPTTVNEWIKKHNRKDLMNTRVKVETKDEISRIKALQKEIEQLKKLLLKKDLDAMIEESYLEVAAEDLGYKSIAELKKKLSIKP from the coding sequence ATGTACAAAAATGACAAAGTAATTAGACGTTACAGCGAACCTTTTAAATTAAAAATTTTAGCCGAACTTACCATCGGAAAACACACAAAGAGCGAACTTTGTAAACTCTATTCCATTGCTCCTACAACAGTAAATGAGTGGATTAAAAAACACAACCGTAAAGACTTAATGAACACCAGAGTAAAAGTGGAAACTAAAGACGAAATATCTAGAATTAAAGCGCTTCAAAAAGAAATAGAACAGCTTAAAAAATTACTACTTAAAAAAGATCTGGATGCTATGATCGAAGAATCCTATCTTGAAGTAGCGGCGGAAGATCTCGGTTACAAATCTATTGCTGAACTAAAAAAAAAGTTAAGTATAAAGCCTTAA
- a CDS encoding PadR family transcriptional regulator → MHSKELLKGTLSAIILNLLSENEKMYGYQMFQQVKELSDGKILLKDGSLYPALQKMTKNGLLSYKEEYIGKRVRKYYFLTTKGKMEKVRYLEELKDFLTTLNKLVFPEIKLA, encoded by the coding sequence ATGCATTCAAAAGAACTACTTAAAGGAACACTCTCCGCTATTATACTGAATTTACTTTCAGAAAATGAAAAGATGTATGGTTATCAAATGTTTCAGCAGGTAAAAGAACTATCTGATGGAAAAATTTTACTAAAAGATGGTTCACTGTACCCCGCTTTACAAAAAATGACTAAAAATGGTCTTCTATCTTATAAAGAAGAATATATAGGTAAAAGGGTTAGAAAATATTACTTTCTAACAACCAAAGGTAAAATGGAAAAAGTTCGATACCTTGAAGAGTTAAAAGACTTTTTGACTACTCTTAATAAACTTGTTTTTCCTGAAATCAAACTTGCATGA
- a CDS encoding toll/interleukin-1 receptor domain-containing protein, whose translation MIFLSHNYKDKPIVEPIAIKLAKVFGMDKVFYDSWSMQPGEGIIDRMNDGLEKCEYFFFFVSKNSLQSEMVKLEWQNALYKVTQNKVKLIPVKLDDCLMPAILLQSIYVDIYGKGLEYGLRQIIDIINNENTFILKDQVYENVRASFTVKTPNEQIELEIRAESYIEPISKYILLVENEKNEIKADCTNKILMPSSNAFLENIDVTDDYKCNGLFFHISEPTTPGYAIKFTLTSKSDKPLKFVGVMRAVGDNLVRLIPTIENK comes from the coding sequence ATGATTTTTTTAAGCCATAATTACAAGGACAAACCAATAGTAGAACCCATTGCTATTAAATTAGCAAAAGTCTTTGGGATGGATAAAGTCTTTTACGATAGTTGGTCTATGCAACCAGGAGAAGGTATAATCGACAGAATGAATGATGGTTTAGAAAAATGTGAATATTTTTTCTTTTTCGTATCTAAAAACAGTCTTCAAAGTGAAATGGTCAAGCTTGAATGGCAGAATGCTCTTTATAAAGTAACTCAAAATAAAGTAAAACTAATTCCTGTAAAACTTGATGATTGCTTAATGCCTGCAATATTACTTCAATCAATTTATGTAGACATTTATGGTAAGGGTCTTGAATACGGGCTTCGTCAGATAATAGACATTATTAATAATGAAAACACATTCATTTTAAAAGATCAGGTCTATGAAAATGTCCGAGCCTCTTTTACAGTTAAAACACCAAATGAACAAATTGAATTAGAAATTAGAGCAGAATCTTATATAGAACCCATTTCAAAATACATTTTATTAGTAGAAAACGAAAAAAATGAAATTAAAGCCGATTGCACGAATAAAATCCTAATGCCTTCATCTAATGCGTTTTTAGAAAATATAGATGTTACTGATGATTATAAATGTAACGGATTATTCTTTCATATCTCTGAACCAACTACACCTGGGTACGCTATCAAATTTACACTTACAAGTAAAAGTGATAAGCCTCTGAAATTCGTAGGTGTAATGAGAGCAGTTGGAGATAACCTTGTCAGATTAATTCCTACTATAGAAAATAAATAA